The DNA segment CCTGCTCGCCACGCTGCACGATCCTGCCACGCACATCGACTCACCCGCGGTGACAGCGCCCGGTGCTCCAGCCGCAGTTTCGGCATCGTGGAGTGTTGCAGGAGTCGACAGCACCCTGATCATTCGCATTCCGGAATGGACGAATCGATCGACGCGAGCGGTGCGGCAGCTATCTGCAGACATCCAGCGCGCTACGCACCTCGTCTTCGACGTGCGGGGCAGCGGCTCCGCCGATGCGGCCAACGCATCGGCACACTTTGCGGTGGCTGGCCTGGACTCGCTGCTTCCTGCGGTGGCGACCGCGATGCCACCGATGCTTCGGCGGCTGCACGATGGTTTCCGGTCGGAATCCGGCACGACGACCGGGCGTTACTGGTCGGGCACCTATGAGCGACCGGGGAAACGCTTCCCCGCCGGTCGCGGCGCCGCTCGGGGTCCGATTGCCTTCCTGATGAACCCCGACTCGGACATCCCTGACATCGTCCTGGCACTTCGGGAGAATGGTCAGGCGGCTATTGTGGTCGAGGGCGATTCGCGACTTCTCGCGGCCACTGCCGAGGGATACGAAGTCGACCTCGGCGAGGGGGTGCACGCCACGATCCGGGTAGGCGAGCTCGCCGGTGTCGTGGCCGACACCGCGGTCGCGCGTGGTGCGGGTGATGATGCCCCGCTTGCTGCAGCAGTGATGCTGGCACGTCGCGCAAGCACACCTCCACGCCAGACAATGACGCCCGCAGCTGCGGTATCAATGGCGAATGCGTTGCCGGAGGCGCCCTTCCCTTCCACTGGCTATCGGGTGCTCGCCGCCTATCAGTGGTGGAACGCCATTCATTATTTCTATCCATACCTCGCGCTTACCGGCGAGAATTGGGATGCCGTGCTCCCCGCCGGCATTCGGGTGATGGAGTCAGCACGGGACTCGATGGAATACGTGCTGGGCGTCGCGACGATGGCGACCAGGATCCACGACTCGCACGGTTTCATCATCTCGCCGACGATGGAGAGTCACTACGGCACCGCCTACGTCGCCGCACACGTGCAATACATCGGCGGCGTACCGGTCGTCGTCTCGGTCGGTGGAGACTCCGCGACGCGCGCGAGCGGACTCGCCGTAGGTGACGTCATCCTGCGGGTTGACGGCGAGAGCGCGGCGGCGAAACGAGCGAGACTGGCACCGTACATCCCGCACTCCACCCCGCAGTCGCTCGATGCCCTTGTGGCACGCGGGATTTTCTCCGGCCCGCCTGGCGCGGCCCAGGTCGTTGTGAACGATCGCCGCGGTCGGGTGCGCACGCTGACCGTCCCCCGGACGTCGGAGATGGCCGCCTTTCTCGGATCTCCGCGTTTCGGCCCGATCCTGCGACTCTTGCCGGGAAACATCGGGTATGCCGATCTCTCCCGACTGACGGTGCAGATGGTCGACAGCATGTTCGCGATGTTCAGTCAGACGACAGCCATCATCTTTGACGATCGTGGCTATCCCCAAGGCACCGTATGGGCGATCGCCGCGCGCCTCACCGAACAGCAGCACGTTGCCGCTGCCCGTTTCGATCGGCGGCTGGTGATGTCGCCCGATTCCACCAGCTGGGCCACCACATCATTTGTGCAGTATCTCCCCGGCCCGAAGGGGCCGCGGTATCGCGGTCAGACGGTGGTACTCGTGGATGAGCGCAGCCTGAGTCAGGCGGAGCACACGGTGCTCTTTCTCAAGGCGGCGAACCAGTCGCTCGTGATCGGGTCGCCGACGATGGGGGCAAATGGAGATGTCACCAACGTCGCGCTTTCCGGTGACGTGACCGTCTATTTCACGGGGCAGAGCGTGACCCATGTCGATGGCCGAGCGCTGCAGCGAGTGGGTATTCAGCCAGATATTTTCGTCCGCCCCACCCTCAAGGGCATCCGCGCCGGCCGGGATGAAGTCCTCGACCGCGCCATCCAGTACCTGCTTCCCAGGGCCCCAGTGAAGCCGTGATCTGCCTCACGCGCGCCGCCGCCATCGCGCTCTGCTGCACCGCAGCGGCTACCGGACTGCAGGCGCAGTCACTGACGCTGCATCGGGTCTCGACACCAATTCGACTCGATGGGATTCTCGATGAAGCCGCCTGGCTGACGCTTGACGTGTTGCCGCTGACGATGTTCCGCCCAACGGCAGGAGCCACGCCGACCGAATCCGCCGAGGTGCGGATCGGGTATGACGATCACGATGTGTACATCGGCGCGCGGCTGGGCATGCGAAATGCGCGCGCGATCCGCTCCCAGACGCTGACGCGCGATGGGCTCGGTGTCGACGACTGGTTCCGGGTGCTGCTCGATCCGT comes from the Gemmatimonadota bacterium genome and includes:
- a CDS encoding S41 family peptidase; protein product: MVWNIVHVSRRLAVTLSLLLPLVRPAQAQRPAADSIRIARLTSLGHLWGVVRYFHPALAEGSRDWDANTTIAVDAVRAAGSREEYSAAVSRLLATLHDPATHIDSPAVTAPGAPAAVSASWSVAGVDSTLIIRIPEWTNRSTRAVRQLSADIQRATHLVFDVRGSGSADAANASAHFAVAGLDSLLPAVATAMPPMLRRLHDGFRSESGTTTGRYWSGTYERPGKRFPAGRGAARGPIAFLMNPDSDIPDIVLALRENGQAAIVVEGDSRLLAATAEGYEVDLGEGVHATIRVGELAGVVADTAVARGAGDDAPLAAAVMLARRASTPPRQTMTPAAAVSMANALPEAPFPSTGYRVLAAYQWWNAIHYFYPYLALTGENWDAVLPAGIRVMESARDSMEYVLGVATMATRIHDSHGFIISPTMESHYGTAYVAAHVQYIGGVPVVVSVGGDSATRASGLAVGDVILRVDGESAAAKRARLAPYIPHSTPQSLDALVARGIFSGPPGAAQVVVNDRRGRVRTLTVPRTSEMAAFLGSPRFGPILRLLPGNIGYADLSRLTVQMVDSMFAMFSQTTAIIFDDRGYPQGTVWAIAARLTEQQHVAAARFDRRLVMSPDSTSWATTSFVQYLPGPKGPRYRGQTVVLVDERSLSQAEHTVLFLKAANQSLVIGSPTMGANGDVTNVALSGDVTVYFTGQSVTHVDGRALQRVGIQPDIFVRPTLKGIRAGRDEVLDRAIQYLLPRAPVKP